From Streptomyces sp. NBC_01460, a single genomic window includes:
- a CDS encoding NAD(P)H-binding protein produces the protein MIAVTGATGNVGRELIRILDEAGEAMTTISRGEAQGVPAGGRHVRADLADPDSLRSAFDGADALFLLVAGDDPQGVLDSAEAAGIRRVVMVSSLGVATRPDAYRHPAAFEAALRGSGLDRTVLRCGGLNSNAFAWAGSIRADRVAAAPFGDVGLPMVDPADVAEVAAAALLRPGHADAVYELTGPAPTTPRERAAAIGAVLGEPVRFVEQSREEAREQMLAFMPEPVAEGTLAILGEPLAAERRVSPDVERVLGRAPRPFADWAARSAAAFR, from the coding sequence GCAGTGACCGGGGCCACCGGAAACGTCGGCCGTGAACTGATCCGCATCCTCGACGAGGCCGGAGAGGCGATGACCACGATCTCGCGCGGCGAGGCGCAGGGCGTGCCCGCCGGCGGCCGGCATGTGCGGGCCGATCTCGCCGATCCCGACAGCCTGCGTTCCGCATTCGACGGTGCGGACGCGCTGTTCCTCCTGGTGGCCGGTGACGACCCGCAGGGCGTCCTCGACTCCGCCGAGGCGGCCGGCATCCGCCGGGTCGTCATGGTCTCCTCCCTCGGCGTCGCCACCCGGCCGGACGCCTACCGCCACCCCGCGGCCTTCGAGGCGGCGCTCCGCGGCTCGGGGCTCGACCGGACCGTGCTGCGCTGCGGCGGGCTGAACTCCAACGCCTTCGCGTGGGCCGGGTCGATCCGTGCCGACCGGGTGGCTGCCGCCCCGTTCGGCGACGTGGGCCTGCCGATGGTCGACCCGGCGGACGTCGCGGAGGTCGCCGCGGCCGCGCTGCTGCGACCCGGCCACGCCGACGCCGTCTACGAGCTCACCGGCCCGGCCCCGACCACCCCGCGCGAGCGGGCGGCGGCGATCGGCGCCGTGCTGGGCGAGCCGGTCCGCTTCGTCGAGCAGAGCCGCGAGGAGGCACGGGAGCAGATGCTCGCGTTCATGCCCGAACCTGTCGCCGAAGGCACCCTCGCGATCCTCGGAGAGCCGCTGGCCGCCGAGCGCCGGGTGAGTCCCGACGTCGAGCGGGTCCTGGGCCGTGCGCCGCGCCCCTTCGCGGACTGGGCCGCCCGCAGTGCCGCCGCCTTCCGCTGA